The region GTCAGGATCTTCCCCTTTGAGATACTCCATGCAGATCCTAATGTTGTTCGGGTTCAGGATGCCTTGTCCGGAACCGATTGGGCTGCCGGCTGGCATCACCGCGGTCGCACCGACTTCCTTCAATCGTTTCGCGATGACAGGGTCGTCAGTCGTATAGCAAAGAACCTGAAAGCCAAGTTCCACCAGTTGTTCGCAAGCCAGAACGGTCTCGACAGGATCGGGCAGCAACGTCTTCGTATCGGCTAAGACTTCCAGTTTGACCCAGTCGGCGCCGGGGTTTTCCAAGCCGAGCAAGATTTCGCGTCCGAGCTTCGCCGTTCGAACGGCGTCGCGAGCGTTGTAGCACCCGGCCGTGTTGGGAAGCAGAGTGTAGCGGTGGAAGTCGATGTAATCGAGCAGATTGCGACCGGTCGGATCGTACAGCTTCTCGCGCCGCACAGCGACCGTCACGCATTGGCTGCCAGAGGCTTCCAACGATTGCTGCATCAGTTCCAGGGTGTCGTACTTCCCAGTGCCAACAATCAAACGACTTTGCAGCGTGTGCGTGCCCAAAACGAGAGGGGCATCGCTGGTGCTCGTTTCGGCGAGACTCATTAGCCACCTCCAACAAGGGTTACGACTTCTAACTGATCGCCTTCGGTCAGTGTATGGGTTGCGTGTTCGTCCCGAGGAATAAGTTCCAAGTTGACTTCGACGGCGATGAATTTGGGGTTGAGCGAAAGAGTTGCGATCACATCCGCCACGGAAGCTCCGTCGGCGATGTCTCGTTCCTCTTCATTGATGCGGATTTTCATGGAGCACTCGAACAGGCAATCGGCCGGTTTACCGAAAGAAAACTACCCAATTGGGCCAGCGGCAAACCATGATCAAGTTTACGACGAGAGGGTTTCTTCCGACAACCGGCTGATCCTGGCGATTGCTTGTTTTCGCAGGGAATAGGCAGGCCAAGGGAAAAGAAAAAGGCCCATCTCCTTCAGGAAACAGGCCCTTTGATAGCATCATGTGTGGGCATGGCGATTAGGAATCGCGAATCATCACGTTTCGAGCGGTTCCGGTGTCGAGCAAGATCAACGCCCCTTGCTGCGGTGCTCCACGAGCGGCGACCGAACGCTGCCATGGCACTCCGTAGACGGCAAATCGTCCCGTGGTCGAGTCGATAACATAGACGACACAGTCGCCAGGACGAGTGTTGCCCCCTTGGCCGGGGAACGAAGCGAAACCGGTGAGGATCATGAACGAGGGCTTCTTCGAGGCATCGGCACCGATGTCTTGAAGCACATTCGTACGGAAAAGACCACCAAACTTCGTTGTGCGGCCATTCAGGACGGAACACTGCAAGTCGCCGGTCAATGCGTCGAGCGTGAATAGGCCTTCCATTTCTTCATCGACGCGGCCGGTAGCGGCGCACATCGTTTCGCTCCACGTACTAGCCGTGGCGTTCACTGGAATTTCGACGGCGTTGTCCGAGCGAAATTGCAAGCCGACCGTCATGCCGACGATGGCGAACGCCGTCATGGCACTTCCCACTGCGAAACTAGCCAGCCAGAAACGAGTTGTCGAATCGAGCTTCATGAAATGATTCCTCAAAGGGTTCCATCAAAAGGGGGACGAATAGGATGGCCCGAAGTTGGCCTGGCAGTGCGATTTGCGGCAAGAGCCTGCGTGATATCGCTCGACCAAGAATTACCTAACGTTGGCGTCAATGCCCTAACCAACCGACATCGTACGAGGTTTCTCCCTAATGTGCCAGAGATAAGTTTTGGCCAGAATACGACTGCTTGCCCTCAGCGGCGCGAGACGTGATGGGGCGTCGTGGCGATCTTGTTTGGTCCTTGCGTTTTTAACGGAAATACGTATTCTTCTTGAAGTTACGAACACCCCATATGGATGCCAAACTTCTTGCGATTCCTTTCAAGTCGGACGTGGGTTGGGCTTGGAATCAGGTATTCGAATCGATGATAATAGCACCTGGCGGATGCCAATCCGGCCGTGTCCTTCCATGTTCGGCCGCACGACGCGAAATGCACACCCCCGTCGGATCCTGACCCAACCGGCTGATGCGCGAAATCCTCTTTCAATACGAAAGTGTCAACCCGACGACATGGGCCTACCTGTCGTCGCTGTTGGTGATTGGACTGTACTTTAAGTTCAATCGCGTCTGGAGCGTGCGCAATCTGGATATCTTGCTGATTCTTGCGTTGTCGCCCGGATTGCTCATGGTTTATTTCGGCCAGCAAAGCATCAACCGTGCGACAAGCATTCCTGCTTTGCCTGCGGAAACGGCTCCGTTGATACCTCCGTTAGACGCCGAAGCCGACAAACCGCCTCCGGTTCAAGCGGTAGCCGCTCTAGGGGAAGAAGCCGCCGAAGGGCCTTCGCGGCAGGAACTGCTTCAAATTGGAAAGACACTCGAGAAAGCAGGCTATATCTGGCTGTTTTGTCTGAGCGGCTTGATCGTGATCCGACTGTTTGTCGATCCCACCATGGTTCGCCGGCCGATGCTCGAACCAAACCTGACCATCGGCGGGATGACATTCATCACGTGCGCGCTTTTTATCTTCTTGATGACTAACGTCATTGTTGGCCGCCCGTCCGACGCCGACTTACGAGGCGTTCGCGAGGCATCCAAGAGTAGCCCTGACGAAGTCGAGGAGTCGCTGCGGCACTTTGGTCCTGGCTATCGCATGCTTTTGCTCGTGCCGCGGATTCCAACGTATCAATTGGCTCAGCAAGGGGAACCGACCGACTTAGAGACTACCGAGAAGATCACCGTCATCGTTACCAAGTCGATGGCTATCTTGGCGAACATGGCCCTGATCGCAGGGATTATTCTCGTCGGGTATCGGCACTTCGATAACATAAAGATGGGGATCGGAGCAGCGATGTTCTATTTCCTGCTCCCCTATGCGGCGGTCTATACCGGGCGGATTGACCATGTCTTGCCGGCGGCGCTGTTGGTGTGGGCGATTTTCTTCTACCGCACTCCGCTGGTCTCTGGCGTTTTCATGGGGTTTGCGATCGGAACGCTGTATTATCCATTGTTCCTGTTGCCGCTTTGGTTCAGCTATTACTGGGAACGTGGCCGGGCCAGGTTCTTGATCGGTGTGCTCTCGACGTTGCTGGTGCTAACGCTGTCGCTCGCGTTTACGTCATCCGATTTCGATATGTTCCTGAATCAGTTCCGCGCGATGTTTGGCCTATGGCTTCCGCGAGACGAAGGATACACCGGGTTCTGGAACTATTACTTCAACTCGAATGCCTACCGAATTCCGGTACTTGCCGCGTTTGCCGTGATATCGATTGCGTTCGCTATCTGGCCGGCCCAGAAGAACTTGGGCACGCTTTTGAGCTGTACCGCAGGCCTGATGTTGGCCGCCCAGTTCTGGCATGCCAACGACGGCACGACCTACATCGCGTGGTATATGCCGCTGATGTTGTTGACGATCTTCCGGCCGAACTTGGAAGACCGCGTGGCGTTACGCGTGATCGGCGAGGGGTGGCTGAAAAGAAATCGGCAAGGGACCTCTCCAAGCGACTCGGAAAAGCAAGCCGCATAGCACAAAAAAAGCCGCGTTCTACAACGCGGCTTTCTTCTATTTGAATCAGGGCGAAGTCGATTCGGTCGACTAGTCCATCGTGTTTGGTACGACGCCGACGTTGACAATGCTGCAGGCTTGGATCGGGTCGATGCCGCGCTGGCGAGCCGCTTCCAGCAGTTCAGCACTTTCGCTGCCAGGATTGAAGAAGACTTCTTTCACAGGCTTCGAGGCGATGTCGCTGACCATCTTCATGCCGACCGACGGTGGAACGTAAACGCTGATGCGGTCCAACTGCTCGACAGGGATATCTTTCACCGAAGTGTAGACCTTCAAACCTTCGATCTGGCCACCCTTGGGGTTCACAGGGTAAACGTCGTACCCACGCTCGAGATGAGCCCGGACGGACTTGTTCCCGTATTTGGAACGCTCGGAACTTGCACCCAAAATGGCCACAGTTGGCTTCGACATCATTAGTGCTCTCCTCGAAGAAGATTGGGGGGGACATGAAGAAAATAGTGACCAGATGCGCCTGGCCAGCGACCGCCCTAGACCTTCATTAATAACGGGAATCCACATGGCGTCAAACGTCGAAATTCCTTAGGTCCGCCACCCTGAATTGACGGACATTAAGGCCACGCAATAACTTGCGCGCATCGATCAATCTCTGGCCATGATTAAAAGAAATTGCAATTTATTCAAAGTGATCACCGCCCGAAATTCGTAGCGATCGGGCGGGATTTTCGCGTCCTTCTTCCCCTGCAAAAGATCGTTTTTGCGCAAGGGGAAGAGGGTGGTCTTAATGTCGACTTTAGAGGAGCGATTGCTGACCAGAGGAATCTACACCTTTGAGGTGCTCTTCCAAAAACGCTTTCAAATTGCCTTTGCCAAGGTCGGCATCGCTACGGAAATGAAGTCGCACGATTTCTTCGCCGGTTCGTGACTGCTCCACACTTGGCTCGTGACCAAATTCCGCAATTTTTCCCTGCGTAGTGGACGCTTGGGGAGACTTCAATTCCAAGCGGATATGTTCCGGCTTTTTCGTCGTCACCACGGCCCAAGCGGTACGTTTACCAGGGACCATCATGTTGATCAGGACCTGGTTGTTCCAAAGGATCTCGCCTTGTGGGGCGACATCCTTCAGCAGTTCGATCACTTCTTCCAGAAGCGACTGCTCCCACGCGACCTTCTTGCCTGGCGGGAAGCCCTTGCGCGAGAGATGCCATTTCTCGCCGAGCTTCTTCCATGGCATGTGGCTTTCAACATCTTGGTTGATCGTCGCTTCGTACTTCTGGAAGCCGACAATCGCGTCGTCGACAAACTTCCAGAACTCTGGCTTGTTGATCTCTTGCCAGCTATGAGCACGGATCTCGACTTCCTGGAACGGCCCTCGCAGGTTCTTTACCTTCA is a window of Bremerella sp. TYQ1 DNA encoding:
- a CDS encoding thiazole synthase, producing the protein MSLAETSTSDAPLVLGTHTLQSRLIVGTGKYDTLELMQQSLEASGSQCVTVAVRREKLYDPTGRNLLDYIDFHRYTLLPNTAGCYNARDAVRTAKLGREILLGLENPGADWVKLEVLADTKTLLPDPVETVLACEQLVELGFQVLCYTTDDPVIAKRLKEVGATAVMPAGSPIGSGQGILNPNNIRICMEYLKGEDPDYPVIVDAGVGTASDVAFAMELGVDGVLLNTAIAHAKDPVRMAHAMRNATEAGRLAFQSGRIPRRLYASASSPEEGVIGRTRR
- the thiS gene encoding sulfur carrier protein ThiS, which produces MKIRINEEERDIADGASVADVIATLSLNPKFIAVEVNLELIPRDEHATHTLTEGDQLEVVTLVGGG
- a CDS encoding CoA-binding protein; protein product: MMSKPTVAILGASSERSKYGNKSVRAHLERGYDVYPVNPKGGQIEGLKVYTSVKDIPVEQLDRISVYVPPSVGMKMVSDIASKPVKEVFFNPGSESAELLEAARQRGIDPIQACSIVNVGVVPNTMD